From the genome of Leptotrichia sp. oral taxon 847:
TGTCCAAACGTAAAAGATGGCGGGATGGCGTTCGGAGCAAATCCAGATATGGCAAGATTTGTCACAAGAGAAGTGAGAAAAGTAACAAATAAGCCATTAATGGTAAAATTATCACCAAATGTTACAAACATAGTAGAAATTGCAAAAATTGTGGAAAATGAAGGTGCAGACGCTATTTCGATGATAAATACTTTGCTTGGAATGGCAATTGATACAAATACTGGAAAAGCAATTTTGGGAAACACTTATGGGGGAATGTCAGGACCTGCGGTTAAGCCTATTGCACTAAGAATGATACATCAAGTTTCACAAGAGGTGTCAATTCCAATTTTAGGGATGGGTGGAATAAGCTGTGCAAAAGATGCGATTGAGTTCTTTTTGGCAGGAGCGTCAGCAATTTCGGTGGGGACAGCTTTTTTTGGAAATCCTTTAGTAGCAATGGAGATAAAAAAAGGACTTTTGGAATATTGCAAAAAGAAAAGTTTATCTAATATTTCAGAAATTATAGGATATTCTCATTCTGATGACGGAATTTCTTACAGAAAAAGATTAAAAATTATAGAATAAAAAGAAAAAAAGGAGAAAAATTTTGAATAAAATAAATGAAAAAGCTAAAGAAAAAATATTTGTAGCGTTGGACTTTGACA
Proteins encoded in this window:
- a CDS encoding dihydroorotate dehydrogenase, whose translation is MENKINRLSTDFLGVNLKNPIFTGSGCFAFGTEYIDYFDPNELGAVVIKGLTLEKRDGNSGSRIAETPAGMLNSVGLENPGIDYFEKNIIKEIKKYLTVPIVANINGSTVEQYVNLTKRLDKMEEIKILELNISCPNVKDGGMAFGANPDMARFVTREVRKVTNKPLMVKLSPNVTNIVEIAKIVENEGADAISMINTLLGMAIDTNTGKAILGNTYGGMSGPAVKPIALRMIHQVSQEVSIPILGMGGISCAKDAIEFFLAGASAISVGTAFFGNPLVAMEIKKGLLEYCKKKSLSNISEIIGYSHSDDGISYRKRLKIIE